The bacterium region GCCGTCCTCGATCCACGCATTGTGTCGCACGTAGTGGGTGACCAGACGCGCAAACGCCATCGCGAAGGCGGGATCGGTGAATCGTGGCGACAGCCGCGGGGCGGGGGGCCAATCGGGGGTGGCGGACTCCCACGTGCACCATTCGACGGCGGCCCGCTCACGAACCGTGGGATCGGGATCGTGCAGTAGTCGATGGTATGCCTCGACGATATCGCCTTCGCGTTCGCCGGCTGGCACCGCGGCGCGGAGGCGTTCCCACTGCGCGGGAAGCAGGACTGCGGCGCCGCTCCGGAACCACCAGTCGAATTCCTTGCGCCGTCCGGTCGTCACGCCGAACAGGATCATCTCCGTGATCCGATCCGGGTGCCTTTCAGCGTAGGCAAGGGCGAGGGTGCTGCCCCAAGAGCCGCCTATCACCGACCAACGGTCAATCTCGAGATGCCGCCGCAGCCGTTCGATGTCCGCCATCAGGTGTGATGTGGTGTTGCTCGCGAGGCCCGTACCAGCGACGCTTGCGTGCGGCGTGCTCCGCCCGCAGCCCCGCTGGTCGAAGAGCACGATGCGGTACGCGTTTGGATCGAACAGCCTGCGGTGCCAGTTCGTGCACCCCGAGCCGGGGCCGCCGTGCAGGACCACGATCGGCTTGCCAGTGGGACGGCCGCATGTCTCCCAATACACGAGATGGCCGTCACCCACCTCGAGCATTCCGTGGTCGTACGGGTCGATCCCTGGATACAATGCGGTCATGGCGAGTGTGGCCTCCGACGGCAGAGGGACTTCCACGGGGCGGGGCCGGGAATCCCCCTGCCGAGCCTGGATGGATCGTATCGCCGCGAAGTTGCTTAGCGCCATGGTCTCGATGTACTCGTTTCCGTCCCGCTGCGGCACAAGACCTTCGACGCCGTTCCGCATCAGATTGGCACCTTGGTGCGGGCGATCGGTATCATCGCGATCCCGAGCCGCGAGTTCTGCGATTTGCGCGTACAGCTTCGCGCGTTCAGACTGACTGGTCACGACCCGTGCCTGCGTCACGAGAGCTATCAAGCCCGCCGCTAGAGGCGGACTCTATTTCTCCTTTCGAGCCTTCGGGGTTGCCCTGGCTGAATCCCGAGTGCAGACCACCGAAGCCGTCGTGCACTCTGGCGGCCGTGCCGATCGGTTCCGGTTCGGGCTCGGCGGCAGGGGAGAGGGGGGAGCGAGGCCACGATCGAAGTGTCTCAATCATTTCATCGAAGGAAGCTGCACGATCGATGGTGACCCCGCACGGTGCCGCTCCTGGAGGCGAGGCCCTGAGGAGGCGAGATGATGAAGATCGGCGAGCGTGAACTCGAGCTTTTAACGGCGGATCTTCGGGCAGGGCGGCTCACCCGGCGTGAGGCGCTCGTGCGGTTGACCGGCCTCGGCCTTTCGGCGGGCGGCATCGCATCCGTCCTGGCGGCCGCCGTTCCCCGCCCATCGTGGGCGGCGGCACCGGGGGCCCGCGGCGCCAGCGGCGTTCTGAAGATGCTCTACTGGCAGGCGCCGACGATTCTCAACCCACACCTCACGGGGTCAAATCAGGACCTGCAGGCGGCCCGCCTCTGCCTGGAGCCTCTCCTCACGGTGGACGTGGCGGGTGCGTTCACCCCTGTGCTGGCGGCGGCGGTTCCGACCCGGG contains the following coding sequences:
- the pip gene encoding prolyl aminopeptidase — translated: MRNGVEGLVPQRDGNEYIETMALSNFAAIRSIQARQGDSRPRPVEVPLPSEATLAMTALYPGIDPYDHGMLEVGDGHLVYWETCGRPTGKPIVVLHGGPGSGCTNWHRRLFDPNAYRIVLFDQRGCGRSTPHASVAGTGLASNTTSHLMADIERLRRHLEIDRWSVIGGSWGSTLALAYAERHPDRITEMILFGVTTGRRKEFDWWFRSGAAVLLPAQWERLRAAVPAGEREGDIVEAYHRLLHDPDPTVRERAAVEWCTWESATPDWPPAPRLSPRFTDPAFAMAFARLVTHYVRHNAWIEDGSLLRGADSLASIPGIMVHGRLDLQAPIAWAWDLKRVWPRAELVVVDGAAHAADDPGITRELVRATDRFASIR